A region of Drosophila mauritiana strain mau12 chromosome 3L, ASM438214v1, whole genome shotgun sequence DNA encodes the following proteins:
- the LOC117139341 gene encoding peritrophin-48 — MGGQKATILAAVALVIACAAPAAADVNVTALCLLVSNGNYVASQSDCSTYYQCQGSSFTTMSCPQGYYFDKNAQQCTGIVPSTCTSNSNPCLGKAVGSFAASSSSCGGYYYCGASGAVSGNCPAGENFNPTTMACVYKNSYPCTESAGGDSTASVILNLCNLVKNGVYFGSPSNCSGWNYCQDNVLHSGSCEAGLVFNVQASNCGYKMASSCAQVTNDPSLTGVSAPTTCSSSGATIAATACNQYYLCSAGNYQLMTCPSGYYYDTISKACVTRMEARNNCDRCVGTTATFVNAYSASNCSDYLYCVNGVQKAVESCPVNYYFNENSGSCVNGVEPMFLCCNPTQSDGTSTSSSGSTSSGSTSSGSTSSGSTSSGSTSSGSTSSGSTSSGSASSGSTSSDSTSSGTSSSTSTGTSSGTK, encoded by the exons ATGG GTGGACAAAAAGCAACCATCCTCGCTGCCGTGGCGCTAGTGATCGCCTGTGCCGCTCCAGCTGCAGCCGATGTGAACGTCACCGCCTTGTGCCTGCTGGTCAGCAATGGCAACTACGTGGCCAGCCAGTCGGACTGCTCGACCTACTACCAGTGCCAGGGATCATCGTTCACGACCATGTCCTGTCCCCAGGGCTACTATTTCGACAAGAATGCCCAGCAGTGCACGGGCATTGTGCCGAGCACCTGCACCAGCAACTCCAATCCCTGCCTGGGCAAGGCGGTGGGATCCTTCGCGGCATCCAGTTCGTCCTGCGGCGGCTACTACTACTGCGGAGCCTCCGGCGCTGTGAGTGGCAATTGTCCTGCCGGCGAGAACTTCAATCCCACCACAATGGCCTGTGTGTACAAGAACAGCTATCCATGCACCGAGTCCGCCGGTGGTGACTCCACTGCCTCGGTCATCCTCAACCTGTGCAATCTCGTCAAGAATGGCGTCTACTTTGGCAGCCCTTCTAACTGCAGTGGCTGGAACTACTGCCAGGACAACGTTCTGCACTCGGGATCCTGCGAAGCTGGTCTAGTGTTCAATGTGCAGGCCAGCAACTGCGGCTACAAGATGGCCTCATCGTGCGCCCAGGTCACCAATGATCCATCCCTGACCGGAGTGTCTGCTCCGACCACATGCTCCTCGTCGGGAGCGACGATCGCAGCCACCGCATGCAACCAGTACTACCTGTGCTCCGCTGGCAACTATCAGCTGATGACCTGCCCCTCGGGATACTACTATGATACCATCTCGAAGGCGTGTGTGACCAGGATGGAAGCGAGGAACAACTGCGACAGATGTGTTGGCACCACTGCGACCTTCGTGAACGCCTACTCGGCATCCAATTGCTCTGATTACCTGTACTGCGTGAACGGCGTCCAGAAGGCCGTGGAGAGCTGCCCCGTCAACTACTACTTCAACGAGAACTCCGGATCCTGCGTAAACGGGGTGGAGCCCATGTTCCTCTGCTGCAATCCCACGCAAAGCGATGGAACTTCGACGTCTTCCTCAGGTTCGACTTCCTCAGGTTCGACTTCCTCTGGCTCGACTTCCTCTGGCTCGACTTCCTCTGGTTCGACTTCCTCTGGTTCGACTTCTTCCGGCTCAACTTCCTCTGGCTCGGCTTCTTCTGGCTCAACTTCCTCCGACTCGACCTCGTCTGGAACTTCATCCTCAACCTCTACTGGGACAAGTTCAGgcacaaaataa